In the Chroococcidiopsis sp. SAG 2025 genome, one interval contains:
- a CDS encoding aldehyde dehydrogenase family protein → MTAPLLECQNYVNGQWVAASGETLESRNPSDWRDVVATFPRSSAADVDAAVVAARNAFKSWRLVPAPARAEIIYRVGELLLQHKEKLAQLISREMGKPLTEARGDVQEGIDCALYMAGEGRRMFGQTTPSEMPNKFAMTMRIPVGVCALITPWNFPVAIPCWKAFPALICGNTVILKPAEDTPTCVHYLSQLFHKAGLPNGVVNIVHGLGEETGRALVEHPDVNLVSFTGSSETGAEVGSVCGRTHKRSCLEMGGKNAQIVMPDADLQLALDGAVWGAFGTSGQRCTATSRLILHRDIQEEFTNLLLERVHQLRLGLGTDPQTEMGPLINSAQLQRVNHYLEIARAEGTKVLTGGEIANTENLAHGFFFQPTVLDRVTPEMRVAKEEIFGPVVALIEVSSFEEAIAILNNTPYGLSSSVYTRDVNLAFQAMRDIEAGITYINGPTIGAEVHLPFGGMKQTGNGHREVGTAALDVFTEWKTVYVDYSGSLQRAQIDNRAT, encoded by the coding sequence ATGACCGCCCCCCTGCTAGAGTGCCAGAATTATGTCAACGGTCAATGGGTTGCCGCATCAGGTGAAACTCTAGAAAGCCGCAATCCCTCTGATTGGCGTGACGTAGTAGCAACTTTTCCCCGTTCCAGCGCTGCTGATGTCGATGCAGCCGTAGTAGCTGCCCGTAATGCCTTTAAATCTTGGCGACTCGTACCTGCTCCCGCCCGTGCCGAAATAATTTATCGTGTAGGAGAATTATTGCTCCAACACAAAGAGAAACTCGCTCAACTCATTAGCAGGGAAATGGGTAAACCCCTGACAGAAGCCCGAGGAGACGTGCAAGAAGGCATTGATTGCGCCCTCTACATGGCAGGAGAAGGACGAAGGATGTTTGGGCAAACTACCCCTTCAGAAATGCCCAATAAGTTCGCGATGACAATGCGGATACCTGTAGGAGTTTGCGCCCTCATCACTCCCTGGAATTTTCCTGTGGCTATTCCTTGCTGGAAAGCTTTTCCCGCTTTGATTTGCGGTAATACAGTCATTCTCAAGCCAGCGGAAGATACTCCAACTTGCGTTCATTATCTCAGCCAGTTATTTCACAAAGCAGGCTTACCAAATGGCGTTGTTAATATCGTGCATGGTTTAGGAGAAGAGACAGGACGGGCGTTAGTCGAACATCCTGACGTAAATTTGGTGTCGTTTACCGGATCTTCAGAAACGGGGGCTGAAGTGGGTTCTGTTTGCGGACGCACTCACAAGCGTTCTTGTTTAGAAATGGGGGGTAAGAATGCTCAAATCGTGATGCCAGATGCCGATTTGCAACTGGCTTTGGATGGGGCTGTTTGGGGCGCTTTTGGCACTAGCGGACAGCGTTGTACTGCTACGAGTCGGCTGATCCTCCACCGCGATATTCAGGAAGAGTTTACTAACTTGTTGTTAGAAAGAGTTCATCAGTTACGATTAGGTCTTGGTACAGATCCGCAAACTGAAATGGGACCGCTGATTAATTCTGCCCAATTGCAAAGGGTAAACCATTATTTAGAAATTGCCCGTGCTGAGGGGACAAAAGTATTAACTGGTGGGGAGATAGCTAATACAGAAAATCTCGCACATGGCTTTTTCTTTCAACCGACAGTATTAGATCGAGTCACGCCAGAGATGCGCGTAGCGAAAGAAGAAATTTTTGGTCCTGTAGTGGCGTTGATAGAAGTCAGTTCTTTTGAAGAGGCGATCGCAATTCTCAACAACACCCCATACGGTTTATCTTCTTCGGTTTATACCCGCGATGTCAATTTGGCGTTTCAGGCAATGCGCGATATTGAAGCTGGAATTACTTATATTAACGGTCCTACAATCGGGGCAGAAGTCCATTTGCCTTTTGGTGGTATGAAACAGACGGGAAACGGGCATCGGGAGGTGGGAACTGCGGCTTTAGATGTGTTTACAGAATGGAAAACTGTTTATGTAGATTATTCTGGGAGTTTGCAACGCGCCCAGATTGATAATCGCGCTACTTAA
- a CDS encoding hemolysin family protein has product MLALVVAVLIVISGSALCSSVEAALFSVSTLKARQLAQSKNPAAVALLAIRDRMNRPIATIVILNNIFNIVGSIAIARIAETVLGNTLLGVFSGLLTFLIIIFGEIIPKTLGERYSQRLALLAALPVTALTFIFTPLVWIMEKVTAPFTRKEKLPTTNESEIMLLAKIGYQEGIIEDDEAEMIQRVFMLNDLTAADLMTPRTALTYLRGDLTLAASRVDIINSQHTRIIVIEDSLDRVIGVTLKDELLTAMVEGKRERKIAEFTRKVRFVPETIHADRLLRAFQKSRNHLVVVVDEYGTVSGVVTLEDVLEILTGEIVDETDRIIDLQAAARNRLARMLKIK; this is encoded by the coding sequence ATGCTTGCCTTAGTTGTCGCCGTACTGATTGTCATTTCTGGTTCTGCCCTCTGTTCTAGCGTAGAAGCTGCTTTATTTTCTGTCTCTACACTTAAAGCCAGACAGCTAGCACAGTCAAAAAATCCTGCCGCAGTCGCACTACTAGCAATTCGCGATCGCATGAATCGCCCGATCGCGACAATCGTGATTCTAAATAATATTTTCAATATTGTTGGTAGTATTGCGATCGCCCGCATTGCCGAGACAGTTTTAGGTAACACTTTATTAGGGGTTTTTTCTGGACTTTTGACTTTTCTCATCATCATTTTTGGTGAAATTATTCCCAAAACTTTAGGCGAACGATATTCTCAAAGATTAGCGCTCCTTGCTGCTCTACCTGTAACTGCGCTGACTTTTATTTTCACTCCTTTAGTGTGGATCATGGAGAAAGTCACGGCACCTTTTACCCGTAAAGAAAAACTGCCGACTACAAATGAATCGGAAATCATGCTACTAGCAAAGATTGGCTATCAAGAGGGAATTATTGAAGATGATGAAGCCGAAATGATTCAGAGAGTGTTTATGCTAAACGACCTCACGGCTGCCGATTTAATGACTCCTAGAACAGCTTTAACTTACTTACGAGGTGATTTGACTCTAGCTGCAAGCCGAGTGGACATAATTAATTCTCAGCACACGCGAATTATTGTTATAGAAGATTCATTAGATAGAGTTATTGGAGTTACTTTAAAAGACGAACTTCTAACAGCAATGGTAGAAGGAAAGCGCGAGCGTAAAATTGCTGAATTCACCCGTAAAGTTCGATTTGTGCCAGAAACGATTCATGCCGATCGCTTGTTGAGAGCATTTCAAAAAAGCCGCAATCACCTCGTCGTCGTCGTCGATGAATATGGCACGGTTTCCGGTGTTGTTACTCTCGAAGACGTATTAGAGATCCTTACAGGCGAAATTGTCGATGAAACAGATAGAATCATCGATTTGCAAGCAGCGGCAAGAAATAGATTAGCAAGAATGTTGAAAATTAAGTAG
- a CDS encoding acetyl ornithine aminotransferase family protein, protein MLSIPTKRPLPLVPQLVTSLPGPRAQVLVERDRAVTSPSYTRGYPLVVARGEGCMVEDVDGNVFLDLTAGIAVASTGHAHPEVVAAVQAQAANLLHMSGTDFYYESMVELAENLATRAPFLIPAKVFFSNSGAESNEGALKLARYYTRRSQVVAFLGAFHGRTYGAMSLTGSKAVQRQHFGPLLPGVTHIPYGTHAALDYLESKLFPTVLPPEDVAAIFVEPIQGEGGYIVPEDGFLKRIRQICDRHGILMVVDEVQAGMGRTGRLFAIEHWGVVPDIITLAKGIASGLPLGAILARSHLMTWQPGSHATTFGGNPVACAAANATLQLLEGGLIENAQNMGNLLMSGLTELSQQFSCISSPRGKGLMVAVDVFDASGKLDSERRDRIVELAFLKGLLLLGCGKAAIRFCPPLVIDSNQIQVALQILRDILVEASDRYR, encoded by the coding sequence ATGCTAAGTATCCCAACTAAACGCCCTCTGCCGCTTGTGCCTCAGTTAGTGACTTCCTTACCTGGTCCCCGCGCTCAAGTATTGGTAGAACGCGATCGCGCTGTTACTTCTCCTTCCTATACCCGTGGCTATCCGTTGGTGGTTGCCCGTGGTGAAGGCTGCATGGTGGAAGATGTCGATGGTAACGTATTTTTAGATCTAACAGCAGGTATTGCCGTAGCATCGACTGGACACGCTCATCCTGAAGTTGTCGCAGCAGTTCAAGCCCAAGCTGCCAATTTACTACATATGTCGGGGACTGATTTTTATTACGAGTCGATGGTGGAGTTGGCGGAAAATTTAGCGACTCGCGCCCCCTTTCTGATTCCGGCAAAAGTCTTTTTTAGCAATTCTGGGGCTGAGTCTAATGAGGGGGCGCTGAAACTTGCTCGTTACTATACAAGACGTTCTCAAGTTGTTGCTTTCTTGGGTGCATTCCACGGACGTACTTACGGGGCAATGTCTCTGACGGGTTCTAAAGCCGTGCAACGCCAGCACTTCGGTCCTCTATTACCAGGAGTGACTCACATTCCCTATGGCACTCATGCAGCGCTAGATTATTTAGAGTCAAAGCTTTTTCCTACCGTTTTGCCTCCAGAAGATGTTGCAGCAATTTTCGTCGAACCGATTCAAGGGGAAGGCGGCTATATCGTGCCGGAAGATGGTTTTTTAAAACGAATTCGGCAAATTTGCGATCGCCACGGGATTTTGATGGTTGTCGATGAAGTGCAAGCGGGGATGGGTCGGACTGGGCGCTTATTTGCGATCGAGCATTGGGGCGTTGTACCAGACATTATTACTCTGGCAAAAGGCATCGCTAGCGGTCTACCCTTGGGCGCAATTTTAGCGCGATCGCACCTGATGACTTGGCAACCTGGCTCTCACGCTACGACATTCGGAGGTAATCCCGTGGCTTGTGCGGCGGCTAACGCGACTTTACAGCTATTGGAAGGTGGTTTGATTGAAAATGCTCAAAATATGGGCAACTTATTGATGTCCGGGCTTACGGAGCTGTCACAGCAATTTTCTTGTATCTCCTCTCCACGCGGTAAAGGATTGATGGTGGCAGTCGATGTTTTTGATGCAAGTGGTAAGTTAGATTCAGAGCGACGCGATCGCATTGTCGAACTTGCTTTTTTAAAGGGTTTGTTACTTTTAGGTTGTGGCAAAGCAGCAATTCGTTTTTGTCCGCCCTTAGTCATTGACAGCAATCAAATTCAAGTTGCCTTGCAAATTCTTAGAGATATATTGGTGGAAGCAAGCGATCGCTATCGCTAG
- the fghA gene encoding S-formylglutathione hydrolase → MTEINLISEYKCFDGMQGFYSHRSQTCNIEMRFAVYQPPQARSQSVPVLYFLSGLTCTEENFITKAGAQRYAAEHGLILVTPDTSPRTTGIAGEDKDWDFGTGAGFYVDATEEPWRSHYQMYSYVVKELPTLIAANFSIQVERQGIFGHSMGGHGALVCALRNPELFKSVSAFAPIAAPMQCPWGEKAFTNYLGIERETWRNYDASELILSSKYTAAILIDQGTADKFLSQQLMPEIFERACRQVEQPLTLRFQEGYDHSYYFIATFVGDHIRHHAETLCK, encoded by the coding sequence ATGACCGAAATTAATTTAATCTCAGAATACAAATGCTTTGACGGGATGCAGGGTTTTTATAGCCATCGTTCCCAAACTTGCAATATCGAGATGCGATTTGCCGTTTACCAACCGCCCCAAGCGCGATCGCAATCTGTTCCAGTTCTCTACTTCCTCTCTGGCTTAACCTGCACCGAAGAAAATTTTATCACCAAAGCAGGGGCGCAAAGATATGCTGCCGAGCATGGATTAATCTTAGTAACTCCAGATACTAGCCCTCGCACTACGGGAATTGCAGGAGAAGATAAAGACTGGGATTTTGGTACGGGTGCGGGTTTTTATGTCGATGCGACAGAGGAACCGTGGCGATCGCACTATCAAATGTATAGTTATGTTGTGAAAGAATTACCCACGTTAATTGCTGCAAATTTTTCTATCCAAGTCGAACGACAAGGAATCTTCGGTCATTCTATGGGCGGACATGGGGCGTTAGTTTGTGCTTTACGCAATCCCGAACTCTTTAAATCTGTTTCTGCTTTTGCACCGATTGCTGCGCCAATGCAGTGTCCTTGGGGAGAAAAGGCTTTTACAAATTATTTGGGAATCGAGCGGGAAACCTGGCGTAATTACGATGCAAGTGAATTGATACTCAGTAGTAAATACACTGCCGCCATTTTGATTGACCAAGGTACAGCAGATAAGTTTTTAAGTCAACAGTTGATGCCAGAAATATTTGAACGAGCTTGTCGTCAGGTCGAACAACCTTTAACTTTGCGCTTTCAGGAAGGTTACGACCACAGTTATTACTTTATTGCTACCTTTGTGGGCGATCATATCCGCCACCATGCTGAGACTTTGTGTAAGTAG
- a CDS encoding cytochrome b N-terminal domain-containing protein yields MKDGYYAFVLRRLATVLAVVMLTLSSIAALTGILLAFYYEPTAGGAYNSLRAIATQIPNGWLIQRIHSLAGNSLIGVSLVEIVVMFLGERFRPSWITAWISGILLTLTAIGLSWTAILLDWTQIGYWRFTIELGTIEALPAIGSQLRNILTGGGAVNTVTVQHLFTIHSYLLSGGAIVLAIIHLTGLLLQEKEVNQIESAN; encoded by the coding sequence ATGAAAGATGGCTATTACGCTTTTGTACTGCGACGACTGGCTACGGTTCTGGCTGTAGTGATGCTAACTTTAAGCTCGATCGCCGCCCTGACAGGAATTTTACTGGCATTTTACTACGAACCAACAGCAGGGGGAGCGTACAATTCTCTGAGGGCGATCGCAACTCAGATCCCTAACGGTTGGTTAATCCAACGGATTCATTCTCTTGCTGGTAATAGCTTAATCGGTGTCTCTCTGGTTGAAATTGTCGTTATGTTTTTGGGAGAAAGGTTTCGCCCCAGTTGGATAACTGCCTGGATTAGCGGTATTCTACTAACACTCACTGCGATCGGTTTAAGCTGGACGGCAATATTACTTGATTGGACGCAAATTGGTTACTGGCGATTCACAATTGAGTTAGGTACGATTGAAGCGCTTCCAGCAATAGGTTCTCAGCTTCGTAATATCCTTACGGGTGGCGGCGCGGTAAATACTGTCACAGTTCAGCACCTGTTTACCATCCACAGTTACCTGCTTTCCGGTGGTGCGATCGTTTTAGCAATTATTCATTTAACAGGTTTATTGCTACAGGAAAAAGAGGTGAACCAGATCGAATCGGCAAATTAA
- a CDS encoding alpha/beta hydrolase encodes MSVLEGTWQHEYIISNGLRLHYVTQGEGPLMLMLHGFPEFWYSWRHQIPEFAKDYKVVALDLRGYNDSDKPKAQSAYVMAEFIKDIEGVIKGLGYDKCILVGHDWGGAIAWSFAYAHPEMVERLIVLNIPHPAKFAEGFRTPQQLLKSSYMFLFQLPVLPEMLLQAGDYQAIENGLKGMAVNKSAFTPEDIAAYKDAAAKRGALTAALNYYRNMLQQGMTNPNWGVLNVPTLMIWGEKDTALGRELSYGTATYVNPFQVRYIPDASHWVQQEKPELVNEYMREFLSS; translated from the coding sequence ATGTCCGTACTAGAAGGTACTTGGCAACACGAATACATTATCAGTAACGGGCTGAGGCTGCATTACGTCACCCAAGGTGAAGGTCCGTTGATGTTGATGTTACACGGCTTTCCTGAGTTTTGGTACTCTTGGCGACATCAAATTCCTGAGTTTGCCAAAGATTACAAAGTCGTAGCATTAGACTTGCGGGGATATAACGACAGCGACAAACCAAAAGCGCAATCAGCTTATGTCATGGCTGAGTTTATCAAAGATATTGAGGGTGTCATTAAGGGACTGGGATACGACAAGTGTATTTTAGTCGGACACGACTGGGGAGGTGCGATCGCGTGGAGTTTTGCTTACGCTCACCCTGAAATGGTAGAACGCCTCATCGTATTAAATATCCCGCATCCAGCCAAATTTGCTGAGGGTTTCCGCACGCCTCAACAATTGCTGAAGAGTTCTTATATGTTTCTATTCCAGCTCCCTGTCTTACCAGAAATGCTGCTCCAAGCGGGAGATTACCAAGCAATTGAAAATGGCTTGAAAGGTATGGCTGTGAATAAGAGCGCTTTTACTCCCGAAGATATTGCGGCTTACAAAGATGCAGCAGCTAAGCGTGGAGCGCTAACAGCAGCCCTCAATTATTATCGCAATATGTTGCAACAAGGCATGACTAACCCAAATTGGGGTGTACTCAACGTACCAACATTGATGATTTGGGGTGAAAAAGATACAGCCTTGGGTAGGGAGCTGAGTTACGGCACTGCTACTTATGTAAATCCATTCCAAGTTAGATACATTCCAGATGCTAGTCATTGGGTACAACAGGAAAAACCCGAATTAGTCAATGAGTATATGCGGGAGTTTTTGAGTAGTTAG